The sequence TGCCACTCGGATACCAGTCGCCATGGGAGCCTCAGTTCCGGAACACCATCGCGGGATCGATCCGCGTGGCCTTGTTGATGGAGACGAGTGAGGCGATCAGGCACATCACGATCGTCAGGAGCGCCAAGCCGACACTGAGGGGCCAGGGAATAAGAATCGCCGTCGTGCCTTCGAGGCTCGCGCGGGAGACCGAGAGGGCGATGCTGATGCCGATGGCGTAACCGACCGCGCCACTGACCATCGCCTGCTGGGTGATAACGCGATAGATGTAGCCGTTGGTCGCACCCATCGCTTTGAGCGTGCCGTATTCGCGGATGTGATCCACCGTGGCGGCGTAAATCGTCTGCGCCACGACGACCACTCCAACGAGCAGCCCGAGGCCGGCGGCGATCAGCACGGTGATGCCCGCACCGGTGCCGAACATCCAATAGCCCTCTTGCGCCGAGCGCCAGGCATCGGTGGCGAGGGCATCGACGTTGGGGACCGTCGTGCGGATCGTCTCAGCCAGCGCCGTGGTGTCGGTGCCTTCGGTGGCGCGCACCAGGATGTAGCGCAAGTCGTCGCCCGTGCCGGGCACAAAACGCTTGGCGTTGCTCAGGAGGGTGAACACCGGCGGCGCCGTGGTAAACGTGCGGATGCCTCGGGTGGTGCCGACGATCTTCACGCGTTGTCCGCGAATCTCGGCCGTGTCGCCCACGCCGGTCACGCCGAGCTTCTTCAGATACAACTCGTCGACGATGACCGCGTCGCGTTGACGCAGATCTTCGACCCGGCCGGCCGTCAGATTCCACGGCAGGCCCATCGTCGCGGTGGGCTCAAGGCCGATGACCATGATGCCTTCCTCGGCGCCGTCGGGTCGGTCCCACTGGCTGAAGTTCACGAGGTACCGCTCGGCGCGCGCGACGCCGGGGATTTGCATCACCTGATGGAGGCGGCGCTCGGGGAAGGGCACGGCGGATTCCAAGTGGGTCACGCCGCGCGACATCACCCAGAGGTCGGCTTCGCTGCGGGCGATGACGTCCGCCGTTGCGGCGCGGAATCCCATGAACAGCCCGAGTTGGATCGCCGAGAGCACCACGCTGAAGACGATGCCGACGAGCGTGACGACGAGGCGGACGCGATCGTGGAGGAGATTGCGGAGGGCGAGAGAGACCATCGGCGACTCCTAGGGGCGACCCGCGCGACCGGCGGGGCGGGGCAGGCCGGCGATCAGCAACTGCAGTGTCTGTTTGATGAGGCGCTCACGACCGACAAACGGGAATTCCGCCTTGGTGATGAGCAGGGACACGACGCCGTGAACACCGGCCCAAAGGGCTTGTGCCGTGGCTTCAACGTCGACCGGACCGATGCGGCCCGCCTGGACGCAGCCGTCCACCAAGCCGCGCAGGAATTCGAACGCGTGTTTGCCGGCGGAGGTCTCGTAGTTGTAGCCCGTGTTCTTGGGCGTGAGGATGAACGTGGCCGTGTAGTGACTCGGGTTGGCCAGGCCGAAGTCGATGTAGGCGCGCAGGCCGGCTTCCAGGTAGGCGAGCGGGTCGGTGTGTTTGCGCTGGAGCGCCTCGAGTTTTCGGATGAGGCCCGTGAAGGTCTCTTCGCAAATCGCGTGTACCAGAGCGGCCTTGTCGGCGA comes from Acidobacteriota bacterium and encodes:
- a CDS encoding ABC transporter permease, with product MVSLALRNLLHDRVRLVVTLVGIVFSVVLSAIQLGLFMGFRAATADVIARSEADLWVMSRGVTHLESAVPFPERRLHQVMQIPGVARAERYLVNFSQWDRPDGAEEGIMVIGLEPTATMGLPWNLTAGRVEDLRQRDAVIVDELYLKKLGVTGVGDTAEIRGQRVKIVGTTRGIRTFTTAPPVFTLLSNAKRFVPGTGDDLRYILVRATEGTDTTALAETIRTTVPNVDALATDAWRSAQEGYWMFGTGAGITVLIAAGLGLLVGVVVVAQTIYAATVDHIREYGTLKAMGATNGYIYRVITQQAMVSGAVGYAIGISIALSVSRASLEGTTAILIPWPLSVGLALLTIVMCLIASLVSINKATRIDPAMVFRN
- a CDS encoding WHG domain-containing protein, with the protein product ADKAALVHAICEETFTGLIRKLEALQRKHTDPLAYLEAGLRAYIDFGLANPSHYTATFILTPKNTGYNYETSAGKHAFEFLRGLVDGCVQAGRIGPVDVEATAQALWAGVHGVVSLLITKAEFPFVGRERLIKQTLQLLIAGLPRPAGRAGRP